A genomic segment from Chloroflexota bacterium encodes:
- the cysD gene encoding sulfate adenylyltransferase subunit CysD, producing MGHLRDLEAQSVYIFREAYKHFDDLCMLWSMGKDSTVLLWLARKAFFGHVPFPLVHIDTSYKIPAMIEYRDRVVREWGLNLLVGQNKEALAAGMNHTLGRVTCCTALKTNALKQFLAEQNFTGVIMGIRADEEGTRAKERYFSPRDQHGDWDFRDQPPELWDQFKTSFPEGTHVRIHPLLDWREIDIWEYIRTEEIPIIDLYFDRGDGTRYRSLGCEPCTFPIRSTAKTLSEIVEELRLTTIAERAGRAQDEGRGMELLRKDGYM from the coding sequence CTGGGTCACCTGCGGGATCTCGAGGCGCAGAGCGTGTACATCTTTCGCGAGGCCTACAAGCACTTCGACGATCTCTGCATGCTCTGGTCCATGGGAAAAGACTCCACCGTTCTGCTCTGGCTGGCGCGGAAAGCGTTCTTCGGCCACGTTCCGTTTCCGCTGGTCCACATCGACACGAGCTACAAGATTCCCGCGATGATCGAATACCGCGACCGGGTGGTCCGCGAGTGGGGGTTGAACCTGCTCGTCGGCCAGAACAAGGAGGCCCTCGCGGCGGGAATGAACCACACGCTTGGTCGTGTTACCTGCTGCACAGCCCTCAAGACCAACGCCCTCAAGCAGTTCCTCGCTGAGCAGAATTTCACCGGTGTCATCATGGGAATTCGCGCGGATGAGGAAGGCACTCGGGCGAAGGAGCGGTATTTCTCGCCTCGCGACCAGCACGGCGACTGGGATTTTCGCGATCAGCCGCCCGAGCTGTGGGACCAGTTTAAAACGTCTTTCCCAGAGGGCACGCACGTCCGCATTCACCCCCTGCTGGACTGGCGCGAGATCGACATCTGGGAATACATCCGCACCGAGGAGATCCCCATCATCGACCTATACTTCGATCGAGGTGACGGCACCCGCTATCGAAGCCTCGGCTGTGAGCCGTGCACGTTCCCGATTCGATCGACCGCGAAGACGCTTAGCGAGATCGTGGAAGAGCTTCGCCTCACCACGATCGCGGAGCGCGCCGGGCGAGCTCAAGACGAAGGTCGCGGCATGGAGCTTCTGCGGAAGGACGGCTACATGTAG